The following are encoded together in the Juglans microcarpa x Juglans regia isolate MS1-56 chromosome 2D, Jm3101_v1.0, whole genome shotgun sequence genome:
- the LOC121249402 gene encoding LOW QUALITY PROTEIN: myosin-6-like (The sequence of the model RefSeq protein was modified relative to this genomic sequence to represent the inferred CDS: inserted 1 base in 1 codon): MAGAISLVVGALVWVEDPDVAWIDGEVVGVNGEEIKVLCTSGKKVVVKASNVYPKDAEAPPCGVDDMTKLAYLHEPGVLDNLRSRYDINEIYTYTGNILIAVNPFIRLPHLYDSHMMAQYKGAAFGELSPHPFAVADDAYRLMINEGISQSILVSGESGAGKTESTKQLMAYLAYMGGRAVSEGRTVEQQVLESNPVLEAFGNAKTVRNNNSSRFGKFVEIQFDSKGRISGAAIRTYLLERSRVCQVSDPERNYHCFYMLCAAPPEDVQRYKLGNPRTFHYLNQSDCYELDGVDDSKEYIATRRAMEVVGINADEQDAIFRVVAAILHLGNIEFAKGKEIDSSTPKDDKSWFHLNTAAELFMCDAKALEDSLCKRVIVTRDETITKCLDPESAAVSRDALAKIVYARLFDWLVDKINSSIGQDPESKFLIGVLDIYGFESFKTNSFEQFCINLTNEKLQQHFNQHVFKMEQEEYTKEEIDWSYIEFVDNQDILDLIEKKPGGIISLLDEACMFPRSTHETFAQKLYQTFKNHKRFAKPKLARSDFTICHYAGDVTYQTELFLDKNKDYVVAEHQALLGASKCSFVAGLFPPSAEDSSKSSKFSSIGSRFKQQLQALLETLSSTEPHYIRCVKPNNLLKPAIFENKNVLQQLRCGGVMEAIRISCAGYPTRKPFAEFVDRFGLLAPEVLDGSSDEIAACKRLLEKVGLNGYQIGKTKIFLRAGQMAELDSXRSEVLGRSASIIQRKIRSYLARRSFVLLRQSVLQIQSACRGQLSRKVYEGKRREASCLMIQRDLRMYLSRKAYKELHTSAVSIQTGMRGMAARIELHFRRQTRAAIIVQSQCRKYLARLHYMQMKKAAITTQCAWRARSARKELRTLKMAARETGALQAAKNKLEKQVEELTWRLQLEKRMRADIEEAKTQENAKLQSALQDMQLQFKETKAMLEKECEVAKRAAEKVPVIQEVSVVDHVMLEKLSSENEKLKAMVCSLEKKIDETEKKFEETNKISEDRLKQALEAESKIIKLKTAMQRLEEKFSDIESENQILRQQALLTPVKTKSERPATERLENGHHVIEENKVNEPQSATPVKKLGTESDSKFRRSLVERQHENVDALISCVMKNIGFSHGKPVAAFTIYKCLLHWKSFEAERTSVFDRLIQMIGSAIEDQDDNNHMAYWLSNTSTLLFLLQRSLKGAGVSGATPHRKPPAPTSLFGRMTMGFRSSPSSANLPVAGLDVVRQVEAKYPALLFKQQLTAYVEKIYGIIRDNLKKELSSLLALCIQAPRTSKGVLRSGRSFGKDSPTTHWQSIIESLNAILNTLKENSVPPILVQKIFTQTFSYINVQLFNSLLLRRECCTFSNGEYVKAGLADLEQWCCQAKEQYAGLSWDELKHIRQAVGFLVIHQKYRISYDEITNDLCPILSVQQLYRICTLYWDDNYNTRSVSPDVIASMRVLMTEDSNNAASNSFLLDDNSGIPFSVDDLSTSLLEKDFSDVKPSDELLENPAFQFLLE; encoded by the exons atg GCTGGCGCTATCAGTCTTGTGGTTGGGGCTCTTGTTTGGGTGGAGGATCCTGATGTAGCTTGGATAGATGGTGAAGTTGTGGGGGTTAACGGTGAAGAAATTAAGGTCCTTTGCACTTCAGGGAAAAAG GTGGTTGTTAAAGCTTCCAATGTGTATCCCAAAGACGCTGAAGCTCCACCATGTGGAGTGGATGATATGACAAAGTTGGCTTATTTGCACGAACCAGGAGTCCTTGATAATTTAAGATCCAGATATGATATCAATGAGATATAC ACTTACACAGGGAATATATTGATTGCTGTGAACCCTTTCATTAGACTACCTCATCTTTATGATAGCCATATGATGGCACAATATAAAGGGGCAGCCTTTGGTGAGTTGAGTCCACATCCTTTTGCTGTTGCAGATGATGCATACAG ACTTATGATTAATGAGGGAATAAGTCAGTCAATATTGGTTAGTGGTGAAAGTGGGGCTGGTAAAACGGAAAGCACAAAACAACTCATGGCATACCTCGCTTACATGGGAGGGAGAGCTGTTTCTGAGGGGAGGACTGTTGAACAGCAAGTGCTGGAG TCCAATCCTGTTCTGGAAGCATTTGGTAATGCAAAGACTGTTAGAAACAATAACTCAAG TCGTTTTGGAAAGTTTGTGGAGATTCAATTTGACAGTAAGGGGAGAATCTCAGGAGCTGCAATCAGAACTTATTTGCTGGAAAGATCGCGTGTTTGCCAGGTGTCTGATCCTGAGAGAAATTATCACTGTTTCTACATGCTTTGTGCGGCACCACCTGAG GATGTTCAGAGGTACAAGTTGGGAAACCCTAGAACATTTCATTATCTAAATCAATCAGATTGCTATGAGTTGGATGGGGTTGATGATTCGAAGGAATATATAGCAACAAGGAGAGCAATGGAGGTTGTTGGAATAAATGCTGATGAGCAG GATGCAATATTTCGAGTTGTGGCTGCAATTCTGCATCTTGGAAACATTGAATTTGCAAAAGGGAAGGAAATAGACTCATCCACACCCAAAGATGACAAATCTTGGTTCCATCTAAATACTGCTGCTGAGCTTTTCAT GTGTGATGCAAAGGCACTAGAAGATTCTCTTTGCAAACGTGTAATTGTAACCCGTGATGAAACCATCACGAAATGTCTGGATCCAGAATCTGCAGCTGTTAGTCGAGATGCTTTGGCTAAAATTGTCTATGCGAGGTTGTTTGACTG GCTTGTGGATAAGATTAATAGTTCAATTGGTCAAGACCCTGAGTCAAAGTTCTTAATTGGGGTGCTGGATATCTATGGATTTGAGAGTTTCAAGACTAACAG TTTTGAGCAGTTTTGTATCAATCTCACAAATGAGAAACTTCAGCAACATTTCAATCAG CACGTTTTCAAAATGGAGCAAGAAGAATatacaaaagaagaaattgattGGAGTTACATTGAATTTGTTGATAACCAAGATATTTTAGATCTTATTGAAAAG AAACCGGGTGGCATTATTTCTCTTCTGGACGAGGCCTG TATGTTTCCAAGATCAACACATGAAACATTTGCCCAAAAGCTGTACCAAACATTCAAAAATCATAAACGCTTCGCTAAGCCAAAATTAGCACGTAGTGACTTCACAATTTGCCACTATGCTGGTGAT GTAACTTATCAAACAGAATTGTTCCTGGACAAGAACAAAGACTACGTTGTTGCTGAACATCAGGCACTCTTGGGTGCTTCCAAATGCTCCTTTGTGGCAGGTTTATTTCCACCTTCAGCTGAGGACTCGTCTAAATCATCAAAGTTCTCTTCAATAGGTTCGCGTTTTAAG CAACAATTACAAGCGTTGCTTGAAACTCTCAGTTCTACTGAGCCACACTACATTCGTTGTGTAAAACCCAATAATCTTCTTAAGCCAGCGATCTTTGAGAATAAGAATGTTCTACAACAACTGCGTTGTGGG GGTGTCATGGAGGCAATCAGGATAAGTTGTGCTGGATATCCTACTAGAAAACCTTTTGCTGAATTTGTAGACAGATTTGGCCTCCTTGCACCTGAAGTTTTGGATGGGAG TTCCGATGAGATCGCTGCTTGCAAGAGGCTTTTAGAGAAGGTGGGACTTAACGGTTATCAG ATAGGTAAAACAAAGATCTTTCTTAGGGCTGGTCAGATGGCAGAACTTGATT ATAGGAGTGAGGTCTTAGGAAGATCAGCTAGCATTATTCAAAGGAAAATCCGTTCATATTTGGCTCGTAGAAGTTTTGTCTTGCTCCGTCAGTCTGTACTACAAATTCAATCTGCATGCAGAG GACAACTTTCTCGTAAAGTTTATGAGGGGAAGCGGAGAGAAGCTTCTTGTCTGATGATCCAGAGAGACTTGCGGATGTATCTTTCTAGGAAAGCTTACAAGGAATTGCATACCTCTGCTGTTTCTATTCAGACGGGAATGCGTGGGATGGCTGCTCGTATTGAGCTACACTTCAGGAGGCAGACTAGAGCAGCAATTATTGTTCAG AGCCAGTGTCGTAAATACTTGGCGCGGCTACATTATATGCAGATGAAGAAAGCTGCAATTACAACACAATGTGCATGGAGAGCAAGAAGTGCGCGAAAAGAACTACGGACGCTTAAGATG GCTGCAAGGGAAACCGGTGCCCTCCAAGCTgccaaaaacaaattagaaaagcAAGTTGAAGAACTGACGTGGAGATTACAGCTGGAGAAGCGCATGAGG GCTGACATCGAAGAAgcaaaaacacaagaaaatgcaaaactgCAGTCTGCTTTGCAAGATATGCAACTTCAGTTTAAGGAAACTAAAGCAATGCTTGAGAAGGAATGTGAGGTTGCAAAAAGGGCAGCAGAGAAAGTCCCTGTTATACAAGAGGTTTCAGTTGTTGACCACGTAATGCTGGAGAAGCTTTCcagtgaaaatgaaaagcttaAG GCCATGGTTTGTTCactggaaaagaaaattgatgaaACGGagaaaaaatttgaagagaCAAACAAAATCAGTGAAGATAGGTTGAAACAAGCTTTGGAGGCAGAATCAAAAATAATTAAGCTAAAGACTGCTATGCAGAG GCTTGAAGAAAAATTTTCTGACATTGAGTCTGAAAATCAAATTCTTAGGCAGCAAGCCTTGCTAACACCTGTAAAGACAAAATCGGAGCGTCCAGCAACTGAG AGATTGGAAAATGGTCATCATGTGATTGAAGAGAACAAAGTCaat GAACCCCAGAGTGCAACACCTGTTAAGAAGCTCGGTACAGAATCTGATAGCAAGTTCAGGAGATCCCTTGTTGAACGTCAACAT GAGAATGTTGATGCTCTTATCAGCTGTGTTATGAAAAACATTGGGTTCAGTCATGGGAAACCTGTTGCAGCATTTACCATCTACAAATGTCTTCTCCACTGGAAATCTTTTGAAGCTGAAAGGACAAGTGTGTTTGATCGTCTCATCCAGATGATTGGTTCTGCCATTGAG GACCAAGACGACAATAATCATATGGCGTATTGGTTATCAAATACCTCTACTTTATTGTTCTTGCTCCAGAGAAGCCTGAAGGGTGCTGGTGTGAGTGGTGCAACTCCACATCGAAAACCTCCTGCTCCGACATCCCTCTTTGGGAGGATGACCATG GGGTTTCGCTCGTCCCCTTCTTCTGCCAATCTTCCTGTTGCTGGACTTGATGTAGTACGTCAGGTAGAGGCTAAATATCCAGCTTTGCTTTTCAAGCAGCAGCTCACAGCCTATGTGGAGAAAATATACGGAATTATTCGAGACAACTTGAAGAAGGAGTTATCATCTTTGCTTGCTTTATGTATTCAG GCACCAAGAACATCCAAGGGAGTACTAAGATCTGGGCGGTCCTTTGGGAAAGATTCTCCAACAACTCACTGGCAGAGCATCATTGAAAGCCTCAATGCTATCCTTAATACACTGAAAGAAAATTCT GTGCCTCCAATTCTTGTCCAGAAGATCTTCACTCAAACTTTCTCATATATAAACGTACAACTCTTTAATAG CCTTCTTCTGCGTCGTGAGTGTTGTACATTCAGCAATGGGGAATATGTTAAAGCTGGGTTGGCTGACTTGGAGCAATGGTGCTGCCAAGCAAAAGAACAg TATGCAGGCTTATCATGGGATGAACTTAAGCACATAAGACAGGCTGTTGGATTCTTG GTCATACATCAGAAATATAGAATTTCGTACGATGAAATCACCAATGACCTCTGCCCT ATCCTAAGTGTTCAGCAGCTGTATAGAATCTGTACTCTCTACTGGGATGACAATTACAATACTCGAAGTGTATCTCCAGAT GTCATTGCCAGCATGAGGGTACTTATGACAGAGGACTCCAACAATGCTGCGAGCAATTCCTTCTTGTTGGATGACAATTCTGG CATCCCCTTCTCGGTTGATGACCTCTCGACTTCATTGCTAGAGAAGGATTTCTCGGATGTCAAACCATCAGATGAACTTCTTGAGAACCCAGCCTTCCAATTTTTACTCGAGTAA